From the Leptospira sp. WS60.C2 genome, one window contains:
- a CDS encoding menaquinone biosynthetic enzyme MqnA/MqnD family protein, whose protein sequence is MKIGIVKHLNARPLTLYFERSPEYTPVYENPSVLIELLKRGELNCALVSSIECERNKDKLDYTKIVGVCARDVVRSVLFFQNEKEPGIPTKIFTDKGSRSSVCLLQCLFHLEYGTQVEVIPTDAKEISEMMFAGVGSHLLFGDHALLQTPIPGYQVIDLAEWWNRKTGLYFCFAFWAYPKGKNWDNQIFLTALEYGLKELPTIISEEKRLPIAITDRYLKQELHYIPEQKNLDGFSLFTKIAKELNLL, encoded by the coding sequence TTGAAAATTGGCATCGTAAAACACCTCAATGCACGCCCCCTGACCCTTTATTTTGAAAGGTCTCCAGAGTATACACCTGTTTACGAGAATCCAAGTGTCCTCATTGAACTTTTAAAACGAGGGGAACTAAACTGTGCCCTTGTCTCTTCCATTGAATGTGAACGAAACAAAGACAAGCTCGATTACACGAAAATTGTAGGAGTTTGTGCCAGAGATGTGGTTCGCTCGGTTTTGTTTTTTCAAAATGAAAAAGAACCAGGAATTCCAACAAAAATCTTCACAGACAAAGGATCCAGATCAAGTGTATGCCTTTTGCAATGTCTCTTCCATTTAGAATATGGTACACAAGTCGAGGTAATTCCTACAGATGCCAAAGAAATTTCTGAAATGATGTTTGCAGGTGTTGGTTCCCATTTGTTATTCGGAGACCATGCTCTTTTACAAACCCCGATTCCTGGATACCAAGTGATTGATCTCGCTGAATGGTGGAATCGTAAAACTGGGCTTTATTTTTGTTTTGCGTTTTGGGCGTATCCAAAGGGAAAAAATTGGGACAACCAAATCTTTTTAACCGCTCTCGAATATGGACTAAAAGAGCTCCCAACCATCATCAGCGAAGAAAAGCGACTACCCATAGCCATTACCGATCGTTATTTAAAACAAGAGTTACACTATATCCCAGAGCAAAAAAACTTAGATGGATTTTCTCTCTTTACCAAAATAGCAAAAGAACTAAACCTTCTATGA
- a CDS encoding ammonium transporter, whose amino-acid sequence MKHYGIYFSLIVLMLGSNLSAEVASPIEKENLESLAKEMAEIKASLTETKLALETTKQEANWVWTCIAAFLVFFMQAGFAFVEAGFTRAKNAVNILMKNFSDLTAGAIAYWLVGFSIMFGPQVLSGFGIGVPSFAESLINAEDGSMDPAKYTFFIFQIVFAATAATIVSGAMAERTKFSAYLIFSVIITAFIYPVFGSFAWGSLLGISTGFLETLGLGGGDGVGFHDFAGSTVVHSIGAWAGLAGAIVVGPRMGKFQSDGRVYPILGHNMSMAALGVFILWFGWFGFNPGSTTSIEGGNFAKIAVVTHMAACAGALSAMALTWYLFKKPEIGLTLNGGLAGLVAITAPCDNVSILGAVLIGLVAGILVIVSVLFLDKQRIDDPVGAVSVHGVCGAWGTLAYGLFSLDTGLFYGAGFAQFAAQAIGVVTAFFWAFPVSLLMFYLIKKTVGLRVSEEEELLGLDILEHGNEAYPVSK is encoded by the coding sequence ATGAAGCATTACGGTATTTATTTCAGTTTGATAGTGTTAATGTTGGGTAGTAACTTGAGTGCAGAAGTTGCAAGTCCCATTGAAAAAGAAAATCTAGAGTCTTTGGCAAAAGAGATGGCGGAAATCAAAGCCTCACTTACAGAAACCAAACTGGCGCTAGAAACCACTAAACAGGAAGCAAACTGGGTTTGGACTTGCATTGCTGCCTTTTTGGTATTTTTTATGCAAGCTGGTTTTGCCTTCGTGGAAGCTGGATTCACAAGAGCCAAAAATGCTGTGAATATTTTAATGAAAAACTTTTCGGATCTAACCGCTGGAGCCATTGCCTATTGGTTAGTTGGTTTTTCGATTATGTTTGGACCCCAAGTTCTCAGCGGGTTTGGAATTGGTGTTCCTTCTTTTGCAGAATCACTCATCAATGCAGAAGATGGAAGTATGGATCCTGCCAAATATACGTTTTTTATCTTTCAAATCGTCTTTGCAGCAACGGCAGCAACAATCGTGTCAGGAGCGATGGCTGAACGAACCAAGTTCTCTGCCTATTTGATTTTTTCTGTCATCATCACTGCTTTCATTTATCCCGTGTTTGGTTCTTTTGCTTGGGGAAGTCTCCTTGGTATTTCAACGGGATTCTTGGAGACGTTAGGTCTCGGTGGCGGAGATGGTGTGGGGTTTCATGACTTTGCTGGTTCCACTGTGGTTCATAGCATTGGGGCATGGGCAGGTCTTGCCGGTGCAATCGTCGTTGGCCCACGTATGGGAAAATTCCAATCAGACGGTCGGGTGTATCCAATCCTTGGTCATAATATGTCTATGGCTGCTTTGGGTGTCTTTATTCTTTGGTTTGGTTGGTTTGGGTTTAACCCAGGTTCGACTACATCTATTGAAGGGGGAAACTTTGCTAAAATTGCTGTTGTCACACATATGGCGGCATGTGCTGGAGCTCTTAGTGCGATGGCACTCACTTGGTATCTTTTCAAAAAGCCAGAAATCGGTCTGACGTTAAATGGAGGACTGGCAGGGCTTGTTGCGATCACGGCTCCTTGTGACAATGTGAGTATCCTGGGAGCGGTTCTCATTGGCCTTGTGGCGGGAATTCTTGTGATTGTGTCTGTGCTCTTTTTGGACAAACAAAGGATTGATGATCCTGTGGGAGCTGTCTCTGTCCATGGAGTTTGTGGGGCATGGGGGACATTGGCCTACGGGCTCTTTAGTTTGGATACAGGATTGTTTTATGGCGCGGGATTTGCGCAGTTTGCCGCACAGGCGATCGGTGTTGTCACAGCCTTTTTTTGGGCCTTTCCTGTGAGCCTTCTTATGTTCTATCTAATCAAAAAGACAGTGGGACTACGCGTCTCAGAGGAAGAAGAATTATTAGGATTGGATATTTTGGAACACGGAAACGAAGCGTATCCCGTTTCGAAATAG
- a CDS encoding SpoIIE family protein phosphatase produces the protein MVDFKVSKRMLVNFRGQNKVVGGLTDKDKIAILLYISKEFANLDREDQLFSKVILICQEIFESDNTTLRLWDGEYLVPVKFVKETEPPRRNLKIGEGYSGTVFETKEAILVNDLSRSSHYFDEGEKTKSVMCVPIMQKEEILGTLAVESERENFYILDDLEILEALTSQLALALYGVRLIEGLVTARAREAAILNQLEWDLKMGRNVQSQILPQDLSAWNGIYFASHYEPMAEVSGDLVDIVRQGHSLTAINIDVSGHGIPAALVTMAIHHQFRRSVMAGLGLTEIMEELGEKLREQLPESTYFTAFMVRIFSDYTFGYVNAGHQRMLHFKASDDTFIQYDTKGVPLGILPVRKADYEEKQGKLEPGDFLLLISDGFSEQRNHLKDEVGVERIQTWLQDEREKLVIEGRGKVDLKKLANAFIKRFRTYQGEVPNGDDLSFLFLYCGDSIPEASHYIQLAKQSNSKMKTEEAYAQALKAFSIDSSLKEILVFLGKMYYRDGKYKEAIRYLEEYLRTSGDNTAASHFMMGRAYYKAGMISEAKRALKMALSSDHSFAKASILLAQCYLKENAKPKAIKVLQQGVKNTPQSLELKTSLLRLESHTQKAS, from the coding sequence ATGGTTGATTTCAAAGTTTCCAAACGAATGCTCGTCAACTTCCGCGGACAGAACAAAGTTGTGGGAGGATTAACAGATAAAGATAAAATTGCAATCCTCCTTTATATCTCCAAAGAATTTGCCAATTTAGATAGAGAAGACCAACTCTTTTCCAAGGTCATCCTGATTTGCCAGGAAATATTTGAGTCGGACAACACAACCCTCAGATTATGGGATGGTGAATATTTAGTTCCGGTTAAGTTTGTAAAAGAAACAGAACCTCCTAGGCGGAATTTAAAAATAGGAGAAGGGTATTCAGGTACTGTTTTCGAAACCAAAGAAGCTATTCTTGTTAATGACCTATCGCGTTCTTCGCATTACTTTGATGAGGGGGAAAAAACAAAATCAGTTATGTGCGTTCCCATCATGCAAAAAGAAGAAATTCTGGGAACTCTTGCGGTAGAAAGTGAACGAGAAAATTTTTATATCTTAGATGATTTAGAAATCTTAGAAGCTCTTACCTCCCAATTAGCTCTGGCACTTTACGGAGTACGACTCATCGAAGGTCTTGTCACAGCCAGAGCTAGAGAGGCAGCCATTCTCAATCAATTAGAATGGGATTTGAAAATGGGACGTAACGTACAAAGCCAAATCTTGCCCCAAGACTTAAGTGCATGGAATGGAATTTATTTTGCCAGTCATTATGAACCAATGGCTGAGGTAAGCGGGGATCTCGTGGACATAGTGAGACAAGGGCATTCCCTCACTGCCATCAATATTGATGTTTCTGGTCATGGAATTCCTGCCGCTCTTGTGACAATGGCAATTCACCATCAGTTCCGACGTTCCGTCATGGCAGGACTTGGACTTACTGAAATCATGGAAGAGTTAGGCGAGAAATTACGAGAACAACTTCCTGAATCCACTTACTTTACTGCGTTTATGGTGAGAATTTTCAGTGACTATACGTTTGGGTATGTCAATGCAGGCCACCAACGTATGTTACACTTTAAGGCTTCTGATGACACCTTTATCCAATATGATACGAAGGGTGTTCCCCTTGGAATTTTACCTGTTCGTAAGGCAGACTACGAGGAAAAACAAGGGAAATTGGAGCCTGGTGACTTCTTATTACTGATCTCTGATGGTTTTAGTGAACAACGAAACCATCTCAAGGATGAAGTTGGTGTGGAGCGAATCCAAACTTGGTTACAAGACGAGCGCGAAAAATTGGTGATCGAGGGACGAGGAAAGGTTGACTTAAAAAAACTTGCAAATGCCTTTATCAAACGTTTCCGAACCTACCAAGGTGAAGTCCCCAATGGCGATGACCTAAGTTTTCTCTTTTTGTATTGTGGTGATTCCATTCCGGAAGCATCTCATTACATTCAACTTGCTAAACAATCCAATTCTAAAATGAAAACGGAAGAAGCGTATGCCCAAGCACTCAAAGCATTTAGCATCGATTCTTCCTTAAAAGAGATTCTTGTGTTCCTTGGAAAAATGTATTACCGAGATGGAAAATATAAAGAAGCCATTCGTTATTTAGAAGAATACTTAAGAACCTCTGGAGACAATACGGCAGCCTCTCATTTTATGATGGGAAGAGCTTATTACAAAGCAGGAATGATCTCAGAAGCAAAACGTGCGCTAAAAATGGCTCTTTCTAGCGACCATAGTTTTGCAAAAGCAAGCATATTACTTGCTCAGTGTTATTTGAAAGAAAATGCGAAACCAAAAGCAATTAAAGTATTGCAACAAGGCGTAAAAAATACTCCTCAAAGTTTAGAACTAAAAACTTCACTTTTGAGATTAGAATCCCATACACAAAAGGCCAGTTAA
- a CDS encoding AsmA family protein yields the protein MKKIGYGIGAFFAAILLIIIIAFVLAGSIVTPSFLVKQMESSLNVRAHVETVNINLFNVLSGIEIEGIILAPRDEVANKGIPLEERKSKPKGAIQLGKVDVKISFLALLSKTIKVNQLVLKQPEISLTMYEDGGNNLTSLFKTPKIVNGEKNPALSPEAIAEKKAEEAEEAKEKASAPASGPFSIKDIPIAIKMGLVGIQEGNIQLNMRKTGQQILVQKLDLELTDIDIDGSDLNSHNNINVNFDADVTIIGRNKKEAAKFLLETDGKVTPFVVKTGLVNPKVLYQVTMKEDSFISGFAAFDAIAGELPALNQAGLKLDKLKEKAELKKDVSFQVEYSNGKITFLDEPTFPTKNYDLQITKGSYIVTTTNYHEMKMGMLYDEAESKKSLASVDEKIKQATKGQGDPKELRNKIVGNLVKDERLFIPFRTYGDIRNPKVELGVGIGTLTDLIGGAVKEVIKGKAGDALKKIPGAGNALKGLGF from the coding sequence ATGAAAAAAATAGGTTATGGAATCGGAGCATTCTTTGCTGCAATTCTTCTAATCATAATCATCGCATTTGTTTTAGCTGGAAGTATTGTTACACCCAGTTTCCTTGTAAAACAAATGGAATCATCTTTAAATGTTAGAGCTCATGTAGAAACAGTTAATATCAATCTCTTCAATGTTCTCTCTGGAATTGAAATTGAAGGGATCATTCTCGCACCGAGAGACGAGGTGGCAAATAAAGGGATTCCTTTGGAGGAACGTAAATCGAAACCAAAAGGTGCCATCCAATTGGGTAAAGTGGATGTTAAGATCTCCTTCCTTGCTCTATTAAGCAAAACAATCAAAGTGAATCAACTCGTCCTAAAACAACCTGAGATTTCTTTAACCATGTATGAAGATGGGGGGAACAACCTAACATCCCTTTTTAAAACTCCGAAGATTGTGAATGGAGAAAAAAACCCAGCTTTATCCCCTGAGGCAATTGCTGAAAAAAAAGCAGAAGAGGCTGAAGAAGCGAAAGAGAAAGCAAGTGCTCCTGCTTCTGGCCCTTTTTCGATCAAAGACATTCCAATTGCGATCAAAATGGGTCTTGTTGGCATTCAAGAAGGAAACATCCAGTTGAACATGCGTAAAACAGGGCAACAAATCTTAGTGCAAAAATTAGATTTAGAACTCACGGATATTGACATCGATGGAAGCGACCTAAATTCGCATAACAATATTAATGTAAACTTTGATGCAGACGTCACTATAATTGGTAGAAACAAAAAAGAAGCGGCAAAATTTTTACTCGAGACCGACGGCAAAGTGACTCCGTTCGTTGTGAAAACCGGGCTTGTCAATCCCAAAGTCCTATACCAAGTTACAATGAAAGAAGATTCCTTTATATCTGGATTTGCCGCCTTTGATGCGATTGCTGGGGAACTCCCTGCTTTAAACCAAGCTGGACTCAAGCTGGATAAATTAAAGGAAAAAGCAGAGCTTAAAAAAGATGTAAGCTTCCAGGTGGAATACAGCAACGGAAAAATCACCTTCCTTGATGAGCCAACCTTCCCAACCAAAAATTATGACCTACAAATCACAAAAGGGTCTTACATCGTAACAACAACGAACTACCATGAAATGAAAATGGGAATGTTATATGATGAAGCGGAATCCAAAAAATCTCTAGCTTCCGTGGATGAAAAAATAAAACAAGCGACAAAAGGCCAAGGAGATCCCAAAGAACTCCGAAATAAAATTGTCGGAAATCTTGTGAAAGATGAGAGATTGTTCATTCCTTTTCGAACCTATGGCGACATTCGAAATCCCAAAGTCGAACTGGGAGTGGGCATTGGAACGCTTACCGATCTAATCGGAGGAGCTGTAAAGGAAGTGATTAAAGGAAAGGCTGGTGATGCATTGAAAAAAATTCCAGGTGCTGGCAATGCCTTAAAAGGACTTGGGTTTTAA
- the typA gene encoding translational GTPase TypA, with product MEIRNIAIIAHVDHGKTTLTDCILRHTGAVTAKEDRERIMDSNTLEQEKGITILAKNTSVKYKGTRINIVDTPGHADFGGEVERVLSMTDCTLLLVDAFDGPMPQTRFVLGKSLQLGHKPIVVVNKVDREGARPGYSVDKVFDLFSDLGATEEQLDFPIIYASAKQGWAVNQLSEVPGSNIEPLLDKVLAHVPAVKNESDKPLQFQVTALDYNEYVGRIAIGKIYQGTMKKGADVTLAKTNGTTANYKITKLYGYEGLTRYEIDEAGSGDIVAMAGIPDVFIGDTVCDLGNPLPLPAIQVEEPTVSMFFMVNNSPFAGKEGKFVTTRNLRERLDRELETNVALRLEETEDKDRFKILGRGELHLSILIENMRREGYELQVSRPEVIIKHNEAGEKIEPYETLVMDLPDQYTGAVIQELNRRKGELTGMDAHTSGITRVEYTIPTRGLIGFRGHFISETRGEGVMSSRFLRFDKYKGEIPGRKNGALISMDSGESTAYALWKVQERGELFIEPQVAVYPGMILGMNSRDTDLEVNPVREKKLTNVRASGSDEAIRLVPPKKLTLEQSIEFLDDDELLEVTPQSLRLRKKVLDASMRKRSSSGR from the coding sequence ATGGAAATTCGCAACATCGCCATCATCGCACACGTCGACCACGGTAAGACGACACTCACAGATTGTATCCTTCGCCATACGGGCGCCGTAACCGCAAAAGAAGACCGAGAAAGAATCATGGATTCCAATACTTTGGAACAGGAAAAAGGGATTACGATCCTTGCTAAGAACACTTCGGTTAAGTACAAAGGAACTCGTATTAATATCGTAGACACTCCAGGTCACGCTGACTTTGGAGGAGAAGTGGAACGAGTTCTGTCCATGACAGACTGTACACTTTTACTCGTAGATGCATTCGACGGACCCATGCCGCAAACCCGTTTTGTGCTCGGAAAATCACTCCAACTTGGACACAAACCCATTGTGGTTGTCAATAAGGTGGATCGTGAAGGAGCAAGACCAGGTTACTCAGTAGACAAAGTTTTTGATTTGTTTAGCGACCTCGGTGCCACCGAAGAGCAGTTAGACTTTCCTATCATCTACGCATCCGCAAAACAAGGTTGGGCGGTAAACCAACTTTCTGAAGTTCCTGGTTCTAACATTGAGCCACTACTTGATAAGGTTTTGGCACATGTGCCGGCAGTGAAGAACGAAAGTGACAAACCACTCCAATTCCAAGTCACTGCACTGGATTACAATGAATATGTTGGTCGTATTGCCATTGGTAAAATTTACCAAGGAACAATGAAAAAAGGTGCTGATGTAACACTCGCTAAAACCAATGGAACTACAGCCAATTATAAAATCACAAAACTTTATGGTTATGAAGGACTCACTCGTTACGAAATCGATGAAGCGGGATCGGGGGACATCGTTGCCATGGCAGGGATCCCGGATGTGTTCATCGGAGATACAGTTTGTGATTTAGGAAATCCACTTCCACTTCCTGCAATCCAAGTAGAAGAACCTACAGTATCGATGTTCTTTATGGTCAACAACTCACCGTTTGCTGGGAAAGAAGGTAAGTTTGTGACCACACGAAACTTACGGGAACGTCTTGACCGAGAACTTGAAACCAACGTGGCACTTCGTTTGGAAGAAACCGAAGACAAAGATCGTTTCAAAATTTTGGGACGAGGGGAACTTCACTTATCCATCCTTATCGAAAACATGAGACGGGAAGGGTACGAACTTCAAGTATCTCGTCCCGAAGTGATCATCAAACACAATGAAGCTGGTGAAAAGATTGAACCTTACGAAACACTCGTAATGGACCTTCCAGACCAATACACGGGAGCTGTCATCCAAGAACTAAACCGCCGTAAAGGTGAATTAACAGGAATGGATGCTCATACTTCTGGTATCACTCGTGTGGAATACACAATTCCAACAAGAGGACTCATTGGCTTTAGAGGTCACTTTATTTCAGAAACTCGTGGAGAAGGGGTTATGTCTAGCCGCTTCTTACGTTTTGATAAATACAAGGGTGAAATCCCAGGCCGTAAAAACGGAGCTCTCATTTCTATGGACTCAGGGGAATCCACTGCGTATGCACTTTGGAAAGTGCAAGAACGTGGCGAACTTTTCATTGAGCCACAAGTGGCAGTGTATCCTGGTATGATCCTAGGAATGAACAGTAGAGATACGGATTTAGAAGTGAACCCTGTGCGTGAGAAAAAACTCACAAACGTACGTGCTTCTGGATCGGATGAAGCGATTCGACTGGTTCCTCCAAAAAAACTCACCTTGGAACAATCCATTGAATTTTTAGATGATGATGAACTTCTGGAAGTCACTCCACAAAGTTTACGCCTTCGTAAAAAAGTTTTGGATGCTAGCATGAGAAAACGATCAAGCAGTGGAAGATAA
- the rplU gene encoding 50S ribosomal protein L21, producing the protein MFAIIELGAKQFKVSPDQVFVAEKTGNSVGSTVETKVLLLSDNNKVNIGSPALSGAKVTLKVLEDCKGDKIHGFKYKKRKNYKKSWGHRQQLQKLQVVSISG; encoded by the coding sequence ATGTTCGCCATCATTGAACTTGGAGCCAAACAATTTAAGGTGTCTCCTGACCAGGTATTCGTCGCAGAAAAAACAGGAAACTCGGTTGGAAGCACAGTAGAGACGAAAGTCCTACTCCTTTCCGATAACAACAAAGTGAACATTGGTTCCCCTGCATTGTCGGGAGCAAAAGTCACGTTAAAAGTATTAGAAGACTGCAAAGGTGATAAAATTCACGGTTTCAAATACAAAAAAAGAAAGAACTACAAGAAGTCTTGGGGGCATAGACAACAACTCCAAAAACTGCAAGTGGTATCAATCAGCGGTTAA
- a CDS encoding ribosomal-processing cysteine protease Prp produces MIYSTIFKDLGGKIAGIQLEGHSPKDLGSKGENLLCAGVSTLVQSAHSYLASQGSLESEEKRDGYLRFLVKQKQRDGYQNLLSMVLFGLKSLEHSHSQAISIHDELIKG; encoded by the coding sequence TTGATTTATAGTACAATTTTTAAAGATTTAGGAGGGAAAATCGCAGGAATCCAACTGGAAGGACATTCTCCCAAGGACTTAGGTTCAAAAGGTGAAAATCTATTGTGTGCAGGAGTTTCAACACTCGTTCAGAGTGCCCACTCGTATTTGGCATCGCAAGGCAGTTTGGAATCAGAAGAAAAACGGGACGGATACCTAAGGTTTCTAGTCAAACAAAAGCAAAGAGATGGGTACCAAAACCTACTTTCCATGGTTCTGTTTGGTTTAAAAAGTTTAGAACATTCCCATTCCCAAGCGATTTCCATCCACGACGAACTAATTAAGGGGTAA
- the rpmA gene encoding 50S ribosomal protein L27, whose protein sequence is MATKKGGGSTKNGRDSVSKRLGVKVYGGQQAIAGNIIVRQRGTEYKPGKNVGIGRDHTLYALVDGVVTFEHVTKERQQISVYPKA, encoded by the coding sequence ATGGCTACAAAAAAAGGTGGTGGTTCCACAAAGAACGGTCGTGATTCGGTATCGAAAAGACTTGGTGTAAAAGTATACGGTGGCCAACAAGCAATTGCTGGTAATATCATTGTGCGCCAAAGAGGAACTGAATACAAACCTGGTAAAAACGTAGGGATCGGTCGTGACCATACCCTGTATGCTCTCGTTGACGGGGTTGTAACTTTCGAACACGTAACAAAAGAAAGACAACAAATTTCCGTTTACCCGAAAGCATAA
- the obgE gene encoding GTPase ObgE translates to MSGFIDEVPIQIRAGHGGAGSVHFHKEKFVEFGGPDGGDGGKGGDVIFVAEGRMMTLENYLPDRMYAAQDGEPGLGQNRNGKNGEDLLLKVPIGTQIIDAVTMELIYDFSHDGETFTIAKGGRGGKGNTFFKTSVQQAPRYSQPGEEGDSFSLRLELKLLADIGIVGLPNAGKSTLLAKITHAHPKIAGYAFTTLSPNLGVVHRHDDLFRYTVADIPGIIEGASKGVGLGISFLKHIERVQGILFLFDGGNLQLEEELEMLRSELGNYNQSLLQKKYLLVINKMDIWDNDPGFTEEIQKKYSNLGEIICISADQGFNLDYLLERIDKVFFEEKSKLVYEHT, encoded by the coding sequence ATGAGCGGATTTATCGACGAAGTACCCATTCAAATTCGAGCCGGACACGGAGGGGCAGGTTCTGTCCACTTCCACAAAGAAAAATTTGTCGAATTTGGAGGTCCTGATGGGGGTGACGGTGGCAAAGGTGGCGATGTGATCTTTGTTGCGGAAGGTCGAATGATGACATTGGAAAACTACCTACCCGACCGAATGTATGCGGCACAAGACGGAGAACCAGGTCTTGGCCAAAACCGGAATGGAAAAAATGGAGAGGACTTACTTCTGAAAGTTCCCATTGGAACCCAAATCATTGATGCTGTCACCATGGAACTCATTTACGACTTTAGCCATGATGGGGAAACTTTTACAATTGCAAAAGGTGGGCGAGGTGGAAAAGGGAATACTTTCTTTAAGACATCCGTACAACAAGCACCTCGCTATAGCCAACCAGGCGAAGAAGGTGATTCATTCTCTTTACGTTTAGAATTAAAACTCTTAGCAGACATTGGTATCGTAGGATTACCAAACGCAGGTAAGTCTACCCTACTTGCCAAAATCACACATGCGCATCCTAAAATTGCAGGGTATGCCTTTACAACTCTTTCGCCAAACTTGGGTGTGGTACATAGGCATGATGATTTGTTTCGTTATACAGTCGCGGATATCCCAGGGATCATTGAAGGCGCTTCCAAAGGTGTAGGTCTCGGAATTAGTTTTCTAAAACACATTGAACGTGTGCAAGGGATTCTCTTTCTCTTTGATGGTGGAAATTTACAACTCGAAGAAGAATTAGAAATGTTACGAAGTGAATTAGGAAATTATAACCAGTCACTGTTACAAAAAAAATACTTACTTGTCATCAATAAAATGGATATTTGGGATAACGATCCTGGTTTCACAGAAGAAATCCAAAAAAAATATTCGAACCTAGGCGAAATCATTTGTATCTCTGCTGACCAAGGATTCAATCTCGACTATTTGCTTGAGCGAATCGACAAAGTATTTTTTGAAGAAAAATCAAAGTTAGTTTATGAACACACGTAA
- the proB gene encoding glutamate 5-kinase produces the protein MNTRKQFLDSLDKAKLIVIKIGSARVSGEESKINDFLYDLVGDIRTLRDQGKEIILVSSGAIAQGKKLLVEKSGSGLLPTGKTTLAEKQALAAMGQNKLLNLYESFFSRVNVPIAQILFGRKDLNEDSSFTNLKQTFRQLLDWGILPIVNENDSVSTEELNLGDNDILSAIVASIVGADLLLILTGVDGFLNGTNKIDLFTEISKETESLATGPSGPGTGGMFTKINAAKLLLPFGIKTGIVNGEKSHAIGHFFSSETFGTLIANENFPHRIPTASEIQTHFFSYPSE, from the coding sequence ATGAACACACGTAAGCAATTTTTAGATTCCCTAGATAAAGCAAAACTAATTGTCATTAAAATTGGAAGTGCTCGAGTCTCTGGAGAAGAATCCAAAATTAATGATTTTTTATATGATCTCGTCGGAGACATACGAACACTAAGAGACCAAGGAAAAGAAATTATCCTTGTCTCCTCTGGTGCGATTGCCCAAGGGAAAAAACTACTCGTTGAAAAAAGTGGAAGTGGACTCTTACCCACAGGTAAAACAACACTGGCCGAAAAACAAGCTCTCGCTGCTATGGGGCAAAATAAACTTCTTAATTTGTACGAAAGCTTTTTTAGCAGAGTCAATGTTCCGATTGCTCAAATCCTTTTTGGTCGTAAAGATTTAAACGAAGACAGTAGTTTTACCAACTTAAAACAAACCTTTCGCCAACTCTTGGATTGGGGCATTTTACCCATCGTAAATGAAAACGATTCTGTTTCTACCGAAGAACTTAACTTAGGCGATAATGATATTTTATCTGCCATTGTGGCTTCCATTGTGGGAGCCGACCTACTTCTCATTCTCACTGGTGTGGATGGATTTCTAAATGGAACAAATAAAATAGATCTATTTACTGAAATTTCGAAAGAAACAGAATCTCTTGCCACAGGTCCTTCCGGACCAGGCACTGGAGGAATGTTTACCAAAATCAATGCAGCAAAACTTTTATTACCGTTTGGAATCAAAACTGGAATTGTAAATGGTGAAAAAAGCCATGCAATCGGTCATTTTTTTTCCTCAGAAACTTTTGGAACTCTCATTGCTAATGAGAATTTTCCTCACCGCATACCCACTGCTTCAGAAATCCAAACTCATTTTTTTTCCTATCCATCGGAGTAA